From a region of the Enterobacter cancerogenus genome:
- a CDS encoding Bax inhibitor-1/YccA family protein: MDRFPRSDSIVQQTRSGLQTYMAQVYGWMTVGLLLTAFIAWYAANTPELMMFIFSSKITFFGLIIAQLALVFVLSGLVHKLSAGMATTLFMLYSALTGLTLSSIFIVYTYSSIASTFVVAGGMFGAMSLYGYTTKRDLSGLGSMLFMGLIGIVLASLVNLWLKSEALMWAVTYIGVVVFVGLTAYDTQKLKNIGNQIDVRDGTTLRKYSILGALTLYLDFINLFLMLLRILGNRR, encoded by the coding sequence ATGGACCGATTTCCGCGTTCCGATTCGATAGTACAGCAGACCCGTAGCGGCCTGCAGACGTATATGGCTCAGGTTTACGGCTGGATGACGGTCGGCCTGCTGTTGACCGCGTTTATCGCGTGGTATGCGGCAAACACACCCGAGCTGATGATGTTTATCTTCTCCAGCAAAATCACCTTCTTTGGGTTGATTATCGCGCAGCTGGCATTGGTATTCGTGCTTTCAGGGCTGGTGCATAAGCTCAGCGCTGGCATGGCGACCACGCTCTTTATGCTCTATTCGGCGCTGACGGGGCTGACGCTCTCCAGCATCTTCATCGTTTATACCTACTCTTCCATCGCCAGCACCTTCGTGGTGGCCGGGGGAATGTTCGGTGCGATGAGTCTTTACGGTTACACCACCAAACGTGACCTGAGCGGTTTAGGCAGCATGCTGTTTATGGGGCTGATTGGGATTGTGCTGGCGTCGCTGGTCAACCTGTGGCTCAAAAGCGAGGCGCTGATGTGGGCCGTGACCTATATCGGCGTGGTGGTCTTTGTGGGGCTGACGGCGTACGACACGCAGAAGCTGAAAAACATTGGCAACCAGATTGACGTGCGCGACGGCACCACCCTGCGCAAATACTCCATTCTTGGCGCGCTGACGCTGTATCTGGACTTTATCAACCTGTTCCTGATGCTGCTGCGTATTCTGGGGAATCGTCGATAA
- the moaE gene encoding molybdopterin synthase catalytic subunit MoaE: protein MDDTRILVSPDRFNVGTEYAWLAERDEDGAVVTFTGKVRNHNLGDSVKALTLEHYPGMTEKSLAEIVVEARGRWPLGRVTVIHRIGEMWPGEEIVFVGVTSAHRSSAFAAGEFIMDYLKTKAPFWKREATPEGDRWVESRDSDKQAASRW from the coding sequence ATGGACGACACCCGAATTCTGGTCAGCCCCGACCGCTTTAACGTCGGCACGGAATATGCCTGGCTGGCCGAGCGCGATGAAGATGGCGCTGTCGTCACCTTTACCGGCAAAGTGCGTAACCATAACCTCGGCGACAGCGTCAAGGCGTTAACCCTGGAGCACTATCCGGGCATGACCGAGAAATCCCTCGCGGAGATCGTCGTTGAAGCGCGGGGCCGCTGGCCGCTCGGGCGCGTCACGGTTATCCATCGCATCGGCGAAATGTGGCCGGGCGAAGAGATTGTGTTTGTTGGCGTGACCAGCGCACACCGCAGCAGCGCCTTTGCGGCGGGGGAGTTCATTATGGATTACCTCAAAACAAAAGCCCCGTTCTGGAAGCGTGAAGCGACGCCGGAAGGCGACCGCTGGGTAGAGTCGCGCGACAGCGACAAACAGGCCGCCAGCCGTTGGTAA
- the moaD gene encoding molybdopterin synthase sulfur carrier subunit — MIKVLFFAQVRELVDTDSLTLDTPFENVAALRAHLAAQGDRWALALDEGKLLAAVNQTLVEFSHPLTAGDEVAFFPPVTGG; from the coding sequence ATGATTAAGGTGCTCTTTTTTGCGCAGGTTCGTGAGCTGGTTGATACCGACAGTCTGACGCTTGATACCCCCTTTGAAAACGTAGCCGCGCTGCGCGCGCACCTTGCGGCACAGGGCGATCGCTGGGCGCTGGCGCTGGACGAAGGCAAGCTGCTGGCCGCCGTTAACCAGACGCTGGTTGAGTTTAGCCATCCGCTGACGGCGGGTGATGAAGTGGCGTTCTTCCCGCCCGTCACGGGGGGCTGA